From the Chloroflexus aurantiacus J-10-fl genome, one window contains:
- a CDS encoding dipeptide epimerase: MSTVIRTLSVAPLDIPLRSPFGIAGGAQEVARNLLVTVELMNGVRGYGEAAPFPAFNGETQEKALQAIESVRSAVEGGDVREWRAIAGLLRDRIPASGSARCAIETAILDALTRHYRLPMYVFFGGAGHTLETDMTITTGTVEEAALATLDILERGIRQIKVKIGGYDVQHDLARITAIRALAPDAPLILDGNGGFTAETMLELLGALSLQQIVPALVEQPVAADDWPGLRQLVQWGGAPIAADETASSSLNVLRIVQERAAHVINIKLMKTGIVEALEIAAIARAAGLGLMIGGMVESILAMTVSAHFAAGLGGFRFVDLDTPLFLATNPFQGGFELRGGVIDLCHIATGHGVEPATLLAA; encoded by the coding sequence ATGAGTACCGTCATTCGCACATTATCCGTTGCTCCGCTCGACATCCCGCTGCGCAGTCCGTTCGGGATTGCCGGCGGTGCGCAAGAGGTGGCGCGCAACCTGTTGGTCACAGTCGAACTGATGAACGGCGTCCGGGGCTACGGTGAAGCGGCTCCTTTTCCGGCTTTCAACGGTGAAACGCAGGAAAAGGCACTCCAGGCGATAGAGTCGGTTCGTTCGGCGGTAGAGGGTGGTGATGTGCGTGAATGGCGGGCCATCGCCGGTCTGCTCCGCGACCGCATTCCCGCCAGTGGGTCAGCCCGGTGTGCGATTGAGACGGCGATCCTCGATGCCTTGACCCGGCACTATCGACTGCCGATGTACGTCTTCTTCGGCGGGGCCGGTCACACGCTCGAAACCGATATGACGATCACGACCGGCACGGTGGAAGAAGCTGCGCTGGCGACGCTAGACATTCTCGAACGCGGCATTCGTCAGATCAAGGTGAAGATCGGCGGCTATGATGTGCAGCACGACCTGGCCCGCATCACCGCGATCCGGGCGCTCGCCCCTGATGCCCCGCTGATCCTCGATGGCAACGGTGGCTTCACCGCCGAAACAATGCTCGAACTGCTCGGTGCGCTCAGCCTTCAGCAGATCGTGCCGGCGTTGGTGGAGCAACCGGTGGCCGCCGACGACTGGCCGGGTTTGCGGCAGTTGGTACAGTGGGGCGGCGCACCAATCGCCGCCGACGAGACGGCGAGCAGTTCGCTGAACGTGCTACGGATCGTACAAGAGCGTGCCGCGCATGTCATCAATATCAAACTGATGAAGACCGGCATTGTGGAAGCGCTTGAGATTGCGGCTATCGCTCGTGCTGCCGGACTGGGATTGATGATTGGGGGCATGGTCGAGTCGATCCTGGCCATGACCGTATCGGCTCACTTCGCTGCCGGCTTAGGCGGCTTCCGTTTCGTTGATCTGGATACGCCGCTATTTCTGGCCACGAATCCTTTCCAGGGCGGATTTGAGCTGCGGGGCGGCGTGATCGACCTCTGCCACATAGCGACAGGCCATGGGGTAGAGCCGGCCACACTGCTGGCGGCATAA
- a CDS encoding S41 family peptidase, giving the protein MSFRWVSIWFLCALLWACTPASTEVREPAPTPTAISPTPTAALITPTPRPPLDATLRQQIFTEVWTTINEHYLDPTFNGVDWARVRAEYGARALAAEDDASFFAVISAMVRLLRDDHSRFVPPQAVIAEDQLTRGREEQVGIGVSTLPLSDGLLIQHVFPDSPAARAGLQPRDRIVAIDGLSFNLGSIEGPLGSSVRLLIVQPEGDSRELELIRERVEGRIEPLIRRLSDDVAYVGISTLWVNDMHEQVATALQRLMAERPLRGVILDLRSNPGGWRDVLSGLLGHFVTGDVGAFISRKGATPLVVTARNPDLRGLPLVILVDRGTASYAELLAAVLQQEAQATVIGRPSAGNTETIYAYEITGGARLWVAQEVFRLNDGSDLEGKGVQPDIQPSSDWTRFRFEADPWIALALDRIREVR; this is encoded by the coding sequence ATGAGCTTTCGCTGGGTGTCGATATGGTTCCTGTGTGCGCTCTTGTGGGCATGCACACCTGCGTCAACGGAAGTCCGTGAACCTGCACCGACTCCTACTGCAATCTCACCAACACCGACCGCAGCGTTGATAACACCGACACCGCGACCACCGCTTGACGCGACGCTACGGCAGCAAATTTTCACAGAGGTCTGGACAACGATCAACGAACACTACCTTGATCCCACCTTTAACGGTGTGGATTGGGCACGTGTGCGGGCAGAGTATGGAGCACGAGCGTTGGCCGCCGAGGATGATGCATCCTTCTTCGCTGTCATCAGCGCTATGGTCAGACTACTCCGCGACGACCATTCACGTTTTGTGCCACCGCAGGCGGTGATCGCCGAAGATCAGTTGACCAGAGGACGTGAAGAGCAGGTTGGCATCGGTGTCAGTACTCTCCCGTTAAGCGACGGCTTGCTGATTCAGCACGTCTTCCCCGACAGTCCGGCTGCCCGGGCCGGTTTGCAGCCACGTGATCGCATTGTGGCGATTGATGGCCTTTCATTCAATCTGGGTTCAATTGAAGGTCCGTTGGGGAGTAGCGTGCGGTTGCTGATCGTACAGCCAGAAGGTGATTCGCGCGAACTTGAACTGATCCGAGAGCGGGTGGAAGGCCGTATCGAGCCACTGATACGTCGGCTGAGCGATGATGTGGCTTACGTCGGCATCAGTACGCTGTGGGTCAACGACATGCACGAGCAGGTAGCAACGGCGCTACAACGGCTGATGGCTGAGCGACCGCTGCGGGGAGTGATCCTCGATCTGCGCAGCAATCCAGGCGGATGGCGCGACGTGCTCAGTGGTCTACTCGGTCATTTTGTCACCGGTGATGTAGGTGCGTTCATCAGTCGCAAAGGAGCTACACCACTGGTGGTCACGGCGCGCAATCCCGATCTCCGGGGTTTGCCGCTGGTGATCCTGGTTGATCGTGGTACTGCCTCATACGCCGAGCTACTGGCAGCCGTGTTACAGCAAGAGGCTCAGGCTACAGTCATTGGGCGACCATCAGCCGGTAATACAGAAACCATTTACGCTTATGAGATTACCGGCGGTGCCCGGCTGTGGGTTGCGCAAGAGGTGTTTCGCCTCAACGATGGTAGTGACCTTGAAGGCAAGGGTGTACAGCCGGATATTCAACCGTCCAGCGATTGGACTCGCTTTCGCTTCGAGGCCGATCCGTGGATTGCACTGGCGCTCGACCGTATCAGAGAGGTAAGGTGA
- a CDS encoding EamA family transporter produces MNNASSTATTTTRTGVSWLWLTVALFAHTGWGAYPVLARYLQTISHLPSMAILALGNALALVVYLPFAYRHINASLWRTPIIWLFALVVSIRAMTNLTSARFTLAIYVQLITLLTPLIVALLSKLLFRERLPPFTLPAIGLSIFGSLLMMSGDVSSGVILRLTGSDLIGIAIAFVSACALALYMLLIPRATSAGHVSAEAMLFVQLVALTITCGAMSLLLREPWSRFAAIGLLDWIVFAAFVIFVLLGANLGQIVALRQLGAPLVSSTMGWRLISALALAAFLLGEALQSVWQVLGAVIVLVTITVYLRRQYRV; encoded by the coding sequence ATGAACAACGCTTCTTCGACCGCAACCACAACAACGCGCACCGGTGTCTCGTGGCTCTGGTTAACGGTTGCCCTCTTCGCCCACACCGGCTGGGGTGCCTACCCGGTGTTAGCCCGTTACCTGCAAACCATCAGCCATCTGCCGAGTATGGCGATCCTGGCGTTGGGGAATGCGCTGGCGCTCGTGGTCTATTTGCCGTTTGCGTATCGCCACATCAACGCCAGCCTTTGGCGGACACCGATTATCTGGCTGTTCGCGCTGGTGGTCAGCATCCGGGCAATGACGAACCTGACCTCGGCTCGCTTTACGCTGGCAATCTACGTGCAACTGATTACCCTGCTCACACCACTCATTGTTGCGCTTCTGAGCAAGCTGCTTTTTCGCGAAAGGCTGCCGCCATTCACCCTGCCTGCCATCGGCTTATCAATCTTCGGCTCCCTCTTGATGATGAGCGGTGATGTCAGCAGCGGCGTTATCTTACGGCTCACCGGGAGCGATCTGATCGGCATCGCGATTGCGTTTGTCTCGGCCTGTGCGTTGGCGCTGTATATGCTGCTGATCCCACGTGCCACCAGCGCAGGGCATGTCAGCGCAGAGGCGATGTTGTTCGTGCAACTGGTCGCGCTGACGATCACCTGTGGCGCGATGAGTCTGTTGCTGCGCGAACCCTGGAGCCGATTTGCTGCTATCGGACTGCTGGACTGGATCGTGTTCGCTGCTTTTGTCATCTTTGTCTTGCTCGGTGCCAATCTGGGCCAGATCGTTGCCTTGCGTCAGCTTGGCGCACCACTGGTGAGCAGCACAATGGGCTGGCGCCTGATCAGTGCGCTGGCGCTGGCCGCATTCCTGCTTGGCGAAGCATTGCAGAGCGTCTGGCAGGTGTTGGGGGCTGTGATTGTGCTGGTAACGATTACCGTGTATCTACGCCGGCAGTATCGCGTCTGA
- a CDS encoding ABC transporter ATP-binding protein, with protein MSIEVRGLRKYYQVHRKEAGLMGSIRAFVRRQYETVKAVDGIDFTIESGEMVGFLGPNGAGKTTTLKVLAGLLHPTAGEVRVLGYTPFARQTAFLKQITLVMGQKQQLLWDLPAIETFEVNRVIFEVPEHEYRQTLNELIELLELGDLLNKQVRKLSLGERMKCELAAALLHRPRVLFLDEPTIGLDVTMQARVREFVAEYNRRYGATVLLTSHYMADVTALCKRVIVINHGRLLYDGNLQSMVEQVAPHKIIHLVLHEPVPVETLAQFGEVQRCDGLEVELKVARNETTRIGARLLTALPVADVNIAEPPIEEIISEVFGQPV; from the coding sequence ATGTCAATTGAAGTTCGCGGTCTGCGCAAGTACTATCAGGTGCATCGCAAAGAAGCCGGCTTGATGGGATCAATCCGGGCGTTTGTCCGTCGTCAGTACGAGACGGTCAAAGCCGTGGATGGCATTGATTTCACGATTGAGTCCGGTGAGATGGTGGGTTTTCTTGGCCCGAACGGTGCCGGCAAGACAACCACGCTCAAGGTGCTTGCCGGTTTGCTGCACCCTACTGCGGGCGAAGTTCGGGTGTTGGGATACACCCCCTTTGCCCGGCAGACCGCGTTCCTCAAGCAGATTACGCTGGTGATGGGCCAGAAACAACAGTTGCTCTGGGACTTGCCGGCCATCGAGACCTTCGAGGTGAATCGGGTCATCTTCGAGGTACCGGAGCACGAGTATCGGCAGACGCTGAACGAGCTAATCGAGCTGCTCGAATTGGGTGATCTGCTCAACAAACAGGTGCGTAAGCTCAGCCTGGGTGAGCGGATGAAGTGCGAGCTGGCAGCAGCATTGTTACACCGTCCGCGTGTCCTCTTCCTCGATGAGCCGACGATTGGGCTTGATGTGACGATGCAGGCCAGAGTTCGCGAATTCGTGGCCGAGTATAACCGGCGTTACGGCGCAACGGTCTTGCTCACCAGCCATTACATGGCCGATGTGACGGCACTCTGCAAGCGGGTGATTGTGATCAATCACGGGCGCCTGCTCTACGACGGCAATCTCCAGAGTATGGTCGAGCAGGTGGCACCGCACAAGATCATTCACCTTGTCTTACACGAACCGGTACCGGTCGAGACGCTGGCGCAGTTCGGTGAGGTGCAACGCTGCGATGGACTGGAGGTCGAGTTAAAGGTTGCGCGTAACGAGACAACCCGAATCGGTGCCCGGCTGTTGACCGCGCTACCGGTTGCCGATGTCAACATCGCCGAGCCACCCATCGAGGAGATCATCAGCGAGGTCTTTGGGCAACCGGTGTGA
- a CDS encoding sugar phosphate nucleotidyltransferase encodes MSSAKHAVILVAGASTRTRPLTDQRPKPLIPLLGKPLLAHILDELVGLVERVTLVVGYRADQIVATFGETYRGMAIRYVYQTTINGTAGALLAAAPIDEPFFLLYGDNLIDRADVIGVGQFRYALAGLRLPDLRSFGVLDVHDGLVQRIIEKPTQPPPDALANPGIYHFDAEVFPLLHRITPSPRGELELTDLIALLAEQHPVACHVCTGHWLPVGTPWEALLAARFLLARQAHTQPLPQIAPNAHIAPQADLEGSVVVSDGASIDQGARIVGPAWIGPGAVIGSGALIIASVIEAGATIGAEAMIGGSVIGAQTAVGAQASISHSWLDERVQIGYQAVCQAAEYRDAPVNVVVNGLLTEDDLITRGVVVAAGVAIAPQSVIAAGSIVRL; translated from the coding sequence ATGTCTAGTGCCAAACACGCCGTGATCCTGGTTGCCGGTGCTTCGACCCGCACGCGCCCGTTGACCGACCAGCGTCCGAAGCCGCTGATTCCGCTGCTCGGTAAGCCGTTGCTGGCCCACATCCTCGATGAACTGGTCGGGCTGGTGGAACGGGTGACGCTGGTGGTTGGCTATCGCGCCGATCAGATTGTCGCGACCTTTGGTGAAACATACCGTGGTATGGCAATCCGTTATGTATACCAGACGACCATCAACGGCACGGCGGGCGCGTTGCTGGCGGCGGCACCGATTGACGAGCCGTTTTTTCTGTTGTACGGCGATAATCTGATTGATCGCGCCGATGTAATCGGGGTCGGTCAGTTCCGCTACGCCCTGGCCGGGCTGCGCCTGCCCGATCTGCGCTCGTTTGGTGTGCTCGATGTCCACGATGGCCTGGTGCAGCGGATCATCGAGAAGCCGACCCAACCCCCACCCGATGCCCTTGCCAATCCCGGTATCTACCATTTCGATGCCGAAGTCTTTCCGCTCCTGCACCGGATCACGCCTTCCCCACGCGGTGAGCTGGAGTTGACCGACCTGATTGCGCTGCTGGCTGAACAGCATCCGGTGGCCTGCCACGTCTGTACCGGGCACTGGCTGCCGGTCGGCACCCCGTGGGAAGCGCTCCTGGCCGCCCGTTTTCTGCTGGCGCGGCAGGCCCACACGCAGCCCCTGCCGCAGATCGCGCCGAATGCCCACATCGCTCCCCAGGCCGATCTGGAAGGGTCAGTCGTGGTGAGCGACGGAGCATCCATCGATCAGGGTGCCCGCATTGTTGGCCCGGCCTGGATCGGGCCAGGCGCAGTGATCGGGTCGGGTGCGCTGATTATTGCCTCGGTGATCGAAGCCGGCGCCACGATTGGGGCCGAAGCAATGATCGGTGGCTCGGTGATCGGTGCCCAAACAGCAGTTGGTGCTCAGGCGTCGATCAGTCACTCCTGGCTTGATGAACGGGTGCAGATCGGCTATCAGGCTGTGTGCCAGGCCGCTGAATACCGCGATGCGCCGGTCAACGTCGTTGTCAATGGCTTGTTGACAGAAGATGACCTGATCACCCGTGGGGTGGTGGTTGCTGCTGGGGTAGCGATTGCCCCGCAGAGCGTGATTGCCGCAGGGAGCATTGTCCGTCTGTGA
- a CDS encoding cysteine desulfurase-like protein, which yields MNFDPHAIRPLFPALSQTVAGQPAIFFDGPGGTQVPQTVIDAISDYLAHSNANTHGAFITSQRTDAVIAEAHAAMADLLGCDPDEVFFGQNMTSLTFALSRAIGRVLQPGDEIVVTRLDHDANVAPWRALSERGVVIREVDIDPEDCTLAMDDMAALIGPRTKLVAVGYASNAVGTINNIPQIVEWAHRVGALVFVDAVHYAPHGPIDVKGLDCDFLACSVYKFFGPHVGVVYGKREHLQRFQPYKVRPAADTVPERWMTGTQNHEGLAGVTAAVNYLARLGQPAPDRRTALVQAMNRIVAYERTLAEQLIEGVLAIPGLTFYGIREPERFGQRTPTISFRLANRSPREVATALAQRGIFVWDGNYYALSLSERLGVEPLGGMVRVGLVHYNTAEEVDRFLAVLRELATA from the coding sequence ATGAACTTCGACCCACACGCCATTCGTCCACTGTTTCCTGCTCTGAGCCAAACCGTTGCCGGGCAGCCGGCTATCTTTTTCGATGGTCCTGGCGGTACGCAGGTTCCGCAAACGGTTATTGATGCGATTAGTGATTACCTGGCACATAGTAATGCCAATACGCACGGTGCATTTATCACCAGTCAACGCACCGATGCCGTGATTGCCGAAGCTCACGCGGCAATGGCCGATTTGCTGGGGTGCGATCCCGATGAGGTCTTCTTTGGGCAAAATATGACATCGCTGACTTTTGCCCTGAGTCGGGCGATTGGACGGGTGTTGCAGCCCGGCGATGAAATCGTGGTTACTCGCCTGGATCACGATGCTAACGTTGCCCCCTGGCGAGCACTGAGCGAGCGTGGGGTTGTGATTCGTGAGGTGGATATTGACCCGGAAGATTGTACGCTGGCGATGGACGATATGGCGGCGCTGATCGGGCCGCGCACGAAGCTGGTCGCAGTGGGGTATGCTTCCAATGCGGTTGGTACCATCAACAATATTCCCCAGATTGTCGAATGGGCACACCGGGTGGGGGCACTGGTCTTTGTTGACGCTGTTCATTACGCGCCGCACGGCCCGATTGATGTCAAAGGACTTGACTGTGATTTTCTGGCCTGTAGTGTCTACAAGTTTTTCGGCCCTCACGTTGGTGTTGTTTACGGTAAACGCGAGCATCTGCAACGCTTCCAGCCGTACAAAGTTCGTCCGGCAGCCGATACCGTTCCCGAACGCTGGATGACCGGCACGCAAAATCACGAGGGGCTGGCAGGGGTGACCGCCGCCGTCAACTATCTGGCCAGACTGGGTCAACCGGCACCCGACCGGCGTACTGCGTTGGTGCAGGCGATGAACCGGATTGTTGCCTATGAACGCACGCTGGCCGAACAGCTTATCGAAGGCGTGCTCGCTATTCCCGGTCTGACCTTTTACGGGATTCGCGAGCCAGAACGGTTCGGTCAGCGCACCCCAACCATCTCGTTCCGCCTGGCCAACCGCTCACCACGCGAAGTAGCAACTGCGCTGGCTCAACGTGGCATCTTTGTCTGGGACGGCAATTACTATGCGCTTAGTTTGAGTGAACGGTTGGGCGTTGAGCCACTCGGTGGGATGGTACGGGTTGGCCTTGTTCATTACAATACTGCGGAAGAGGTTGACAGGTTCCTGGCGGTGTTGCGCGAGCTGGCAACTGCTTAG
- a CDS encoding peptidoglycan D,D-transpeptidase FtsI family protein: protein MRRRRFWYAPVLVIALVLLGYGIWLPVEQESRWLLLLWIGGPLAGIVLLSWLHDTPPASDLARTVSRVGVVIIIGFLMLSLQLLRQQFVQAGAISNHVVTSTDGSTISNVRPVLMTQRVLRGAIVDRRGRVLAESTMINGIARRVYPLAGQYDMTAFGHVLGFFSPRYGQSALEATYNEYLSGERGNEWQVLLNEWTGEVQRGNSLTLTLDAELQARVAALLGDRRGAVVVLDPRTGAILAMVSRPGFDPGQLVVDPAAPDLAAERQRVSDYWASLNRDDAGQPLLNRATQGRYPPGSTFKTVTAVAVLEYWLQGRPDQITCPNEFYPQPDAPPIVNAVDNLGAQIGEPATLERVYAFSCNTAFAQYAVRLGAERLTEVAQRFNIFAPNRLPNGFQPLRDLPSKPSLLSVQDDFLNQPRALADTGYGQGQLLVSPLQMALVAATIGNDGVMMQPYLVQRVTRPDGSTIWQANPYSLRRVMSSQTANRMRSYMAAVAQYGFGRSISQYVNWPVGGKSGTAEHIPGATPHAWFIALGPIDTPRYAVAVIIEQGGEGSGVAARLAGEVLAAAFALE from the coding sequence ATGAGACGGCGCCGTTTCTGGTATGCGCCAGTACTGGTCATTGCGTTGGTCTTGCTCGGCTACGGTATCTGGTTGCCGGTTGAACAAGAGTCACGCTGGCTGTTGTTGCTCTGGATCGGCGGCCCACTGGCCGGCATCGTACTGTTGAGCTGGCTACACGATACACCACCGGCAAGCGATCTGGCCCGTACAGTTTCACGGGTTGGGGTCGTGATTATTATCGGCTTTCTAATGCTCAGCCTGCAACTACTCCGTCAACAATTTGTGCAGGCTGGAGCTATCAGTAACCATGTTGTTACCAGTACTGATGGCAGTACAATCAGTAATGTACGTCCGGTATTGATGACGCAGCGAGTGTTGCGTGGCGCGATTGTTGATCGACGCGGACGTGTGTTGGCCGAGAGCACAATGATCAACGGTATCGCCCGCCGGGTATATCCACTGGCAGGGCAATACGATATGACAGCGTTCGGTCATGTTCTCGGCTTTTTTAGCCCACGGTACGGCCAGAGTGCGCTGGAAGCCACCTACAATGAATACCTGTCGGGGGAACGCGGCAACGAGTGGCAGGTGCTGCTCAATGAATGGACTGGCGAAGTACAGCGTGGCAATTCGTTGACGCTGACGCTTGACGCCGAACTTCAGGCAAGAGTGGCTGCTTTACTCGGTGACCGCCGCGGCGCAGTGGTCGTGCTCGATCCGCGTACCGGTGCTATTCTGGCCATGGTCAGCCGACCTGGCTTTGATCCAGGTCAACTCGTGGTCGATCCAGCAGCACCTGATCTGGCAGCAGAACGCCAGCGGGTAAGTGATTACTGGGCTTCTCTCAACCGTGACGATGCTGGTCAACCGTTACTCAATCGGGCAACTCAGGGCCGATACCCACCCGGATCGACCTTCAAAACGGTAACGGCGGTGGCAGTGCTGGAATACTGGCTACAAGGGCGACCGGATCAGATTACCTGCCCTAATGAGTTCTATCCGCAACCTGATGCGCCACCAATTGTCAATGCGGTGGACAATCTGGGCGCACAAATTGGTGAACCGGCAACTCTGGAACGGGTGTATGCATTTTCCTGTAATACGGCCTTCGCCCAATACGCCGTGCGCCTCGGTGCCGAACGATTAACCGAAGTTGCACAACGCTTTAATATCTTCGCACCAAACCGCCTGCCGAATGGTTTTCAGCCCCTGCGCGATCTGCCTTCAAAGCCGTCTTTACTATCTGTACAGGACGATTTTTTGAACCAGCCCCGTGCGTTGGCCGACACCGGCTACGGTCAGGGCCAACTGCTGGTATCACCGTTGCAGATGGCACTTGTCGCAGCCACTATCGGTAACGATGGGGTCATGATGCAACCTTACCTCGTTCAGCGGGTAACCCGCCCTGACGGGAGTACGATCTGGCAGGCCAATCCGTATAGCCTGCGTCGTGTTATGTCAAGCCAAACTGCTAATCGCATGCGCAGCTATATGGCTGCGGTAGCTCAATATGGCTTTGGACGAAGCATCTCGCAATATGTTAACTGGCCGGTGGGAGGAAAATCGGGTACTGCGGAGCATATTCCCGGTGCGACACCTCACGCCTGGTTTATCGCGCTCGGCCCAATCGACACACCACGCTACGCAGTAGCGGTCATCATCGAGCAGGGTGGCGAAGGTAGCGGTGTAGCTGCCCGGCTGGCCGGCGAGGTATTGGCTGCTGCTTTCGCGTTAGAGTAA
- a CDS encoding glycosyltransferase family 4 protein, whose amino-acid sequence MRIAFLDSWLQHVAEGSGTAAAIGGLGRALRAHGHHVARIAPPVAWPANLTLRRLLFNLYVPALLRTLPYDLIVGVDIDGVFVAGRVTTPYVCSIKGVIAEELQHERGNVRRLLWLLSRLERMNARQSPLIITTSNYCRQSIHRHYGVPPERIRLVPEGIDLTQWPAPVARDGGQTILCVARQYPRKHIADLIRAFAQVRQRLPDARLVIIGDGPEHANLKTLAHTLGLGASCQLLGALPSDDEVRSWYYRADLFCLPSVQEGFGIVFLEAMAASLPIVATTAAAIPEVVPHGMAGLLVPPADVAALADALTTLLGDVSLRRRYGSFGRDYVAQFDWMRVAEQFLTVTRG is encoded by the coding sequence ATGCGCATCGCTTTTCTTGATTCATGGCTTCAGCACGTGGCTGAAGGGAGTGGTACCGCCGCCGCGATTGGCGGGCTGGGACGCGCTCTGCGTGCCCATGGTCATCATGTGGCCCGGATTGCGCCACCGGTGGCCTGGCCGGCGAACCTGACGTTGCGGCGCTTGTTGTTCAATCTGTACGTGCCGGCGCTGCTGCGCACGCTGCCCTACGACCTGATCGTGGGGGTGGATATTGATGGGGTGTTTGTCGCCGGGCGCGTCACCACCCCCTATGTGTGCAGTATTAAGGGTGTGATCGCTGAAGAGCTGCAACACGAACGTGGTAATGTCCGCCGCTTGCTCTGGTTGCTGTCGCGCCTCGAACGGATGAATGCCCGTCAGTCACCACTGATTATTACCACGAGCAACTATTGTCGGCAGAGTATTCACCGCCATTACGGTGTGCCGCCGGAGCGGATTCGGCTGGTGCCGGAAGGGATTGATTTGACGCAATGGCCGGCACCTGTGGCACGTGATGGTGGGCAGACCATTCTCTGTGTGGCGCGGCAATACCCGCGCAAGCATATTGCCGACCTGATCCGGGCATTTGCGCAGGTGCGGCAGCGGCTACCTGACGCCCGTCTGGTCATTATTGGTGATGGCCCGGAACACGCCAATCTGAAAACTCTGGCCCACACGCTCGGTTTGGGAGCGTCCTGTCAGCTTCTCGGTGCGTTACCGTCTGATGATGAAGTGCGGTCGTGGTACTACCGGGCCGATCTCTTCTGTCTGCCGAGTGTGCAGGAGGGCTTTGGGATTGTGTTTCTGGAGGCGATGGCTGCCAGTTTGCCGATTGTGGCGACCACGGCAGCCGCGATCCCGGAAGTTGTACCGCACGGTATGGCCGGTTTGCTGGTGCCGCCCGCTGACGTAGCGGCCCTGGCCGACGCGCTGACCACTCTGCTTGGTGATGTGTCGTTGCGTCGGCGCTACGGATCGTTTGGGCGCGATTATGTGGCTCAGTTTGACTGGATGCGGGTTGCCGAACAATTTCTCACCGTCACACGTGGTTGA
- a CDS encoding ANTAR domain-containing response regulator, with the protein MAARLLIADDEALIRFHLREVLLALGYLIVGEAADGQQAIALTRQMRPDLVLLDYKMPHLDGIEAATVLHNEGLAPVILLTASASRELAERARAAGVFGYLIKPFRDGELLPLIEVVLARWQAYQARRKEMLALRERLETRQEIEHAKHVLMEQHGLTEGEAFRRIQQLAMRNRKTMREVAQAILLTHQLSSGQR; encoded by the coding sequence ATGGCAGCGCGACTCTTAATTGCTGATGATGAAGCTTTGATCAGATTCCACCTGCGCGAAGTGTTGCTCGCGCTTGGCTACCTGATTGTCGGTGAAGCGGCTGATGGTCAACAGGCGATTGCTCTGACGCGCCAGATGCGACCCGATCTGGTCTTGCTCGACTACAAAATGCCACATCTCGACGGGATAGAAGCGGCGACCGTACTTCACAACGAAGGGCTGGCGCCGGTCATTCTCCTGACAGCTTCGGCTTCGCGCGAACTGGCTGAACGCGCCCGTGCAGCGGGTGTCTTCGGCTACCTGATCAAACCATTTCGCGATGGCGAACTCTTACCGTTGATAGAGGTCGTCCTGGCCCGCTGGCAGGCGTATCAGGCGCGGCGGAAAGAGATGCTGGCGTTACGCGAACGCCTGGAGACTCGTCAGGAGATTGAGCACGCGAAGCACGTCTTGATGGAACAGCACGGCCTGACCGAAGGCGAGGCATTTCGGCGTATCCAGCAACTGGCGATGCGCAATCGCAAAACCATGCGCGAGGTAGCGCAGGCCATTCTCCTGACCCATCAATTGTCGAGTGGGCAGAGGTGA